A window of Actinobacillus suis ATCC 33415 contains these coding sequences:
- a CDS encoding monovalent cation:proton antiporter-2 (CPA2) family protein, whose product MSEGISHLANPELAKIVVLLATSITIVPLFKRIGLGSVLGYLVAGCLIGPSVLGLFQDPQAIVHLAELGVVMFLFIIGLEMHPELLWSMRKAIFGRGFLQVATCGTLLTFAGIHILGLKPEVAFIAGAGFALSSTAIVMQVLEDKGIASTLKGQRIVSTLLFEDLAIVPLLASIAFLSPEAEAEPTFNFTSIGIAIVGIIILVVGSKWVMNPLFRMISKAKVREMMTAAALLVVLGAAWLMEASGLSMAMGAFVAGVILSESAFRHQLEADIEPFRGLLLGLFFMGVGMSLDLNFVFNDLLWLLSIVAICVLGKALVVYVIARLTRLSHRESMMRMSIMAHGGEFAFVLFSAAAAIGLFNQDQQATFTAAVIVSMLISPLVVLFVQRAMMRKSAQEAPNMTDIEIAEDLENNVLVIGFGRFSQIVCQTLLARGITVTVIDSSTDRIRAAASFGFKVYYGDGTRLDVLRASGLAKVDCVVLGINNPERSALIVEQIKQEFPLTPILARTYDRHSAIELTKRHVDFQIRETFESALVLSKAAMMKLGIDDIEAESVIESVRALDKERFKEELIYGSSVEIVRKYFTPKPFVKPQQEAEALNESAAEILAEDESDQTANSKNK is encoded by the coding sequence ATGTCCGAAGGTATTTCTCATCTTGCCAATCCTGAATTGGCGAAAATCGTTGTTTTACTGGCAACCAGTATTACGATTGTTCCATTATTTAAACGTATCGGTTTAGGCAGCGTATTAGGTTATTTAGTCGCCGGCTGTCTTATTGGCCCGTCCGTACTCGGTTTATTCCAAGATCCTCAAGCAATTGTGCATTTAGCCGAACTTGGTGTGGTCATGTTCTTATTCATTATCGGTTTGGAAATGCATCCGGAGTTGCTGTGGAGTATGCGCAAAGCTATTTTTGGACGAGGCTTTTTGCAGGTTGCAACTTGTGGGACGTTACTTACTTTCGCCGGTATTCATATTCTGGGGCTTAAACCGGAGGTGGCATTTATTGCCGGTGCCGGTTTTGCGTTGTCTTCTACTGCTATTGTGATGCAAGTGTTAGAAGATAAAGGGATTGCCAGCACCTTAAAAGGGCAGCGCATTGTTTCAACACTATTATTTGAAGACTTAGCAATTGTGCCGTTGCTGGCTTCGATTGCTTTTCTTTCACCGGAAGCGGAGGCAGAACCGACATTTAATTTCACTTCGATTGGGATCGCAATTGTCGGTATTATCATTTTGGTCGTGGGCAGTAAATGGGTGATGAATCCGCTGTTTCGAATGATTTCGAAAGCTAAAGTACGTGAGATGATGACGGCAGCCGCCTTGCTGGTGGTATTAGGTGCGGCTTGGTTAATGGAAGCGAGTGGGCTTTCCATGGCAATGGGAGCATTTGTTGCCGGCGTAATTTTATCGGAATCGGCGTTTCGCCACCAATTAGAAGCGGATATTGAACCGTTTCGTGGCTTATTACTCGGCTTATTCTTTATGGGCGTAGGGATGTCGCTCGATTTAAATTTTGTCTTTAATGATTTGCTATGGTTATTAAGTATTGTGGCGATATGTGTGCTGGGTAAAGCGTTGGTAGTGTATGTGATCGCCCGCTTAACACGTTTAAGCCATAGAGAATCAATGATGCGAATGTCGATTATGGCGCACGGGGGGGAATTTGCATTCGTATTATTCTCAGCGGCGGCGGCAATCGGTTTATTTAATCAAGATCAGCAAGCAACGTTTACGGCGGCAGTGATTGTTTCAATGCTGATTTCTCCGTTGGTTGTGTTGTTTGTACAACGTGCAATGATGCGAAAATCCGCCCAAGAAGCGCCGAATATGACGGATATTGAGATTGCCGAAGATTTGGAAAATAACGTATTAGTCATTGGTTTTGGTCGATTTAGCCAAATCGTATGTCAAACGTTATTAGCGAGAGGCATTACGGTAACGGTGATTGATTCCAGCACTGATCGTATTCGTGCAGCGGCAAGTTTCGGTTTTAAAGTGTATTATGGGGACGGCACTCGCTTAGATGTGTTACGCGCCAGCGGCTTGGCGAAAGTAGACTGTGTGGTATTAGGTATTAATAATCCGGAACGCAGCGCACTCATTGTTGAACAGATTAAACAAGAGTTTCCGTTAACGCCGATTTTGGCTCGAACCTATGATCGTCATAGTGCGATTGAATTAACCAAGCGACATGTTGATTTCCAAATTCGTGAGACGTTTGAATCGGCTTTAGTGTTAAGTAAAGCGGCAATGATGAAATTAGGTATTGATGATATTGAAGCGGAAAGTGTGATAGAAAGCGTGAGGGCTTTGGATAAGGAACGTTTTAAAGAAGAGCTGATTTACGGTTCTTCGGTTGAAATTGTACGTAAATATTTTACGCCGAAACCGTTTGTGAAACCGCAACAAGAAGCGGAAGCGCTGAATGAATCTGCTGCAGAAATTTTAGCAGAGGACGAGAGCGATCAGACGGCGAACAGTAAAAATAAATAA
- a CDS encoding class I adenylate cyclase translates to MEELELSAAYLHQPLSGVSDALSSITHQLEYAIPRIDALNDFRIKRALAANNPQFQYVFSLLPLLIHTNSPELPAYVKNAPSGIVQFQLSDFQNRYLTTIDLSVEEVESFSQNPAFDALYSMGSTGSITQTSLSDLDLWLCYSDRLSAVEYQLIEQKLTKIKHWAKHFDVELNFYLMNPSHFKANLASNDINAEHSGSAQHFFLLDEFYRSAIRLSGKRLLWLHLSDKQYQKCMELADFDQSEWIDFGDFSSLSTAEFFGASLWQLYKGIDCPYKSALKILLLESYAETYPETALISKVFKQKLLNQAPEKYHFDPYLAMLEQVTVYLTNRKEFVRLGHVRMCFYMKANEGDKSDSWRKQALLELVNGWQWNVNEIKLLDNRESWKIKQAISHQQIIVDLLLQSYRNLIHFARKFHIDPSILTNDIDTLMRKLYSVFEVLPGKVPLINPHIAKNLSESAVTFIEARDGSTLQSGWYLINQAPRSPYNSELRYVRHAKNLTKVVAWGYFNGVITSSTQLHLISRSLDLPKLRQFITDLRLSFPVTAPVISEQDMLHPNEIRSLILAVNLVNDPTQKLADMRRSVQPSDLFNFGSSQENLVGSVSIIYRNMWNEIRTLQFEGDDAILKALKLISNKIYRGSAPPQSVNVFCYSRRFRSELREFIADLVHRCITIQTGTISHRHSLNTLKVAGKTWQFIFEKQKVAIQQIEDQAVDFTENFANSALNSESNGLTFPREIDEFASEGFLQFFFEDNPDESFNVYILDEKNMLEAYYYCFGSKEEKVKEINRLHSVEETATLATSSFNFPQFYQLIRVNGEMQIVPFQSKQHRDYLAQLQAV, encoded by the coding sequence GTGGAAGAGTTGGAGCTATCAGCAGCTTACTTACATCAGCCATTGTCTGGTGTGTCGGATGCTTTGTCTTCAATAACTCACCAGTTGGAATATGCTATTCCTCGTATTGATGCCTTAAATGATTTTAGAATTAAACGTGCTTTAGCTGCGAATAACCCGCAGTTTCAGTACGTTTTTTCTTTATTACCCCTCTTAATTCATACCAACAGCCCTGAATTGCCCGCTTATGTAAAAAATGCGCCGAGCGGCATTGTCCAATTTCAGCTTTCGGATTTTCAAAATCGTTATTTAACAACTATTGATTTAAGTGTAGAGGAAGTCGAAAGCTTTTCTCAAAATCCGGCGTTTGATGCATTGTATTCGATGGGGAGTACCGGCAGTATTACCCAAACCAGCTTATCTGATTTGGACTTGTGGCTTTGTTATTCTGATCGCTTGAGTGCGGTTGAATATCAATTAATCGAACAAAAACTCACTAAAATCAAACATTGGGCAAAGCATTTTGATGTGGAACTCAATTTTTATTTAATGAATCCGAGCCATTTTAAAGCGAATTTAGCTAGCAATGATATAAATGCGGAACATAGTGGATCTGCGCAACATTTTTTCTTGCTGGATGAGTTCTATCGTTCGGCAATTCGTTTATCCGGTAAGCGTTTATTATGGCTTCATCTAAGTGACAAACAATATCAAAAATGTATGGAGTTGGCGGACTTTGATCAAAGTGAATGGATTGATTTTGGTGATTTTTCTTCACTTTCAACTGCAGAATTTTTCGGTGCAAGTTTATGGCAATTATATAAAGGGATTGATTGCCCGTATAAATCAGCACTTAAAATTTTATTATTGGAAAGCTATGCCGAGACTTATCCGGAAACAGCGTTAATTTCAAAAGTATTTAAGCAAAAATTGCTCAATCAAGCGCCGGAAAAATATCATTTTGACCCTTATTTAGCGATGTTGGAGCAAGTTACGGTTTATTTGACCAACCGTAAAGAATTTGTCCGCTTAGGTCACGTTAGAATGTGCTTTTATATGAAAGCCAATGAGGGCGACAAATCCGATTCTTGGCGTAAGCAGGCGTTATTAGAATTAGTGAATGGCTGGCAATGGAATGTGAACGAAATTAAATTGCTGGATAACCGTGAGAGTTGGAAGATTAAACAAGCGATTAGCCATCAACAAATTATTGTTGATTTGTTGTTGCAGAGTTATCGTAATTTAATTCATTTTGCCCGCAAGTTTCATATTGATCCGAGCATTTTAACTAATGATATCGACACCTTAATGCGTAAATTGTATTCGGTGTTTGAAGTCTTACCGGGTAAAGTGCCGTTGATTAATCCGCATATTGCCAAAAATTTATCGGAAAGTGCCGTAACCTTTATTGAGGCGAGAGATGGCTCTACGCTGCAGTCCGGTTGGTATTTAATTAATCAAGCGCCAAGAAGCCCGTACAATTCGGAATTACGTTATGTGCGCCATGCAAAGAACCTGACCAAAGTAGTGGCATGGGGCTATTTTAATGGGGTGATTACCTCAAGTACTCAGCTACACTTAATTAGTCGTAGCCTAGATTTACCGAAATTACGCCAATTTATTACGGATTTAAGGCTCTCTTTTCCAGTGACGGCACCGGTGATCAGCGAACAGGATATGTTACATCCAAATGAGATTCGCAGCTTAATTTTGGCGGTGAATTTAGTGAATGATCCGACCCAAAAACTGGCGGATATGCGCCGTAGCGTACAGCCGAGCGATTTATTCAACTTTGGTTCTTCACAAGAAAACTTGGTGGGGAGCGTCAGTATTATTTACCGTAATATGTGGAACGAAATTCGCACACTCCAATTTGAAGGGGATGATGCGATCTTAAAGGCGTTAAAACTGATTTCGAATAAGATCTATCGAGGTTCAGCACCACCGCAGTCGGTCAATGTATTTTGTTATAGTCGTCGTTTTAGAAGTGAGTTGCGTGAGTTTATCGCTGATCTTGTACACCGTTGTATTACGATTCAAACCGGCACGATTTCACATCGGCACTCGTTGAATACGTTGAAGGTTGCAGGTAAAACGTGGCAATTTATTTTTGAAAAACAAAAAGTTGCGATTCAGCAAATAGAGGATCAAGCGGTCGATTTTACTGAAAATTTTGCAAATAGCGCATTAAATTCGGAGAGTAATGGGCTGACGTTCCCACGTGAAATTGATGAATTTGCGAGTGAAGGGTTCTTACAATTCTTTTTTGAAGACAATCCGGACGAGAGCTTCAACGTTTATATTTTAGATGAAAAGAATATGTTAGAAGCTTATTACTACTGTTTTGGTTCAAAAGAAGAAAAAGTGAAAGAAATCAATCGACTGCATTCGGTGGAAGAAACTGCCACATTAGCGACCAGCAGTTTTAATTTTCCTCAGTTTTATCAACTTATTCGGGTTAACGGTGAAATGCAAATTGTGCCGTTCCAAAGCAAACAACATAGAGACTATTTAGCGCAGTTACAAGCGGTCTAA
- a CDS encoding MFS transporter, whose protein sequence is MSNTAQNLRNDPKKVAIASMVGTAIEFFDYYIYAAAAVLVFNTQFFKSGDPVSDELLSLSTLALAFFARPIGSALFGHFGDKIGRKKTLVASLLLMGGSTVCIGLLPTYADIGIWATVLLCLCRVGQGLGLGGEWGGAALVATENAPDGKRAWYGTFPQLGAPIGLFLANGAFFLVSYIWGKEGLVEWAWRIPFISSVVLVMVGLWVRLTLHESHVFREAEEKGKTQKAPVSAVFKHHMKPLILGTFIMTATYVLFYIMTAFAQVYSRTPAKLSEAGHPMGLGIEPNTFTGLLLLSAIVFGAFTSISGLLADKVGRRKFLLWVTFAMGIFGLAMPLFLSNGTPYSVFAFLVVGMALMGFTFGPMAALLPELFPTEVRYSGASLAYNFASIVGATVAATFAIKINAAYGILGVGIYLAANAVLTLIALFMSKETKDLDLTKA, encoded by the coding sequence ATGTCTAACACAGCACAAAATTTAAGGAATGATCCTAAAAAAGTTGCGATTGCTTCAATGGTGGGAACAGCAATCGAATTCTTTGATTACTATATTTATGCCGCTGCTGCGGTATTAGTTTTTAATACGCAATTTTTCAAAAGCGGTGATCCGGTTTCGGATGAGTTACTTTCTCTTTCCACTTTAGCACTCGCTTTTTTTGCTCGTCCTATCGGCTCGGCGCTTTTTGGTCACTTTGGTGACAAAATCGGTCGTAAGAAGACGTTAGTCGCTTCATTGCTATTAATGGGCGGTTCAACCGTTTGTATCGGCTTATTACCGACTTATGCGGATATTGGTATTTGGGCAACCGTGTTACTTTGTTTATGTCGTGTCGGACAAGGTTTAGGTCTTGGCGGCGAATGGGGGGGGGCGGCATTAGTAGCAACCGAAAATGCGCCGGACGGCAAACGTGCTTGGTACGGTACTTTCCCACAATTAGGTGCACCAATCGGTTTATTTCTAGCAAATGGTGCATTCTTCCTTGTCAGTTATATCTGGGGTAAAGAAGGGCTCGTTGAATGGGCGTGGCGTATTCCGTTTATTTCATCAGTCGTGTTAGTTATGGTGGGATTATGGGTGCGTTTAACCTTACACGAAAGCCACGTATTCCGTGAAGCGGAAGAAAAAGGTAAAACCCAAAAAGCGCCGGTAAGCGCCGTGTTTAAACACCATATGAAACCGCTTATTTTAGGGACTTTTATTATGACGGCAACTTATGTGTTGTTCTACATTATGACCGCCTTTGCGCAAGTTTATTCAAGAACGCCGGCAAAACTTTCTGAAGCCGGTCACCCGATGGGACTCGGTATTGAGCCAAATACCTTTACCGGTTTATTACTATTAAGTGCGATCGTTTTTGGTGCGTTTACTAGTATTTCAGGTCTTTTAGCTGATAAAGTCGGTCGCCGTAAGTTTCTGTTATGGGTAACCTTTGCGATGGGTATTTTCGGTTTAGCAATGCCGTTATTCCTTTCAAATGGCACTCCGTATTCTGTATTTGCTTTCCTTGTCGTGGGTATGGCGTTAATGGGCTTTACTTTCGGCCCAATGGCGGCATTATTGCCGGAGCTGTTCCCAACCGAAGTTCGTTATTCAGGTGCATCACTCGCTTACAACTTCGCCTCAATTGTTGGTGCAACCGTCGCAGCGACATTTGCCATTAAAATCAACGCAGCCTACGGCATTTTAGGCGTAGGGATCTACCTTGCGGCAAATGCAGTCTTAACCTTAATTGCATTATTTATGTCAAAAGAAACCAAAGACCTAGATTTAACCAAAGCGTAA
- the gloA gene encoding lactoylglutathione lyase produces MRILHTMLRVGDLERSIKFYTEVLGMRLLRTSENPEYKYSLAFLGYADESESAVIELTYNWGVESYELGTAYGHIALGVDDIYATIESVRAAGGKITREPGPVLGGKTVIAFAEDPDGYKIEFIENKNAQAALGN; encoded by the coding sequence ATGCGAATTTTACATACCATGTTACGCGTAGGCGATTTGGAGCGTTCGATTAAATTCTATACCGAAGTATTAGGTATGCGCTTACTTCGTACTAGCGAAAACCCTGAATATAAATATTCATTAGCATTTTTAGGCTATGCGGACGAAAGCGAAAGTGCGGTTATTGAATTAACTTATAACTGGGGCGTAGAAAGCTATGAATTAGGTACGGCGTACGGTCATATTGCATTAGGTGTTGACGATATTTATGCAACGATTGAAAGCGTGCGTGCGGCAGGCGGTAAAATTACGCGTGAGCCGGGCCCGGTATTAGGTGGTAAAACAGTAATTGCTTTTGCCGAAGATCCGGATGGTTATAAAATTGAGTTTATTGAAAATAAAAATGCACAGGCTGCATTAGGTAATTAA
- the rnt gene encoding ribonuclease T, which yields MTEQVTDYNLLKNRFRGYLPVIIDVETAGLNAQTDALLELAAITVKMDENGYLVPDQKCHFHIQPFEGANINPDSLKFNGIDIDNPLRGAVPENIAIPEMFKMVRRAMKDQGCQRAVIVAHNATFDQAFVQAAVKRINAKRDPFHPFAMFDTATLAGFMYGQTVLVKACQMAKISFDGKQAHSALYDTEKTTELFCAMVNRLKDLGGFPLVSDSESDV from the coding sequence ATGACAGAACAAGTAACAGACTATAATTTATTAAAAAATCGTTTTCGTGGTTATTTACCGGTAATTATTGATGTGGAAACCGCCGGATTGAATGCACAAACAGACGCTTTGTTGGAACTGGCAGCCATCACGGTAAAAATGGATGAGAACGGCTATTTAGTGCCGGATCAAAAATGCCATTTTCATATTCAGCCGTTTGAAGGGGCGAATATCAATCCCGATTCGCTTAAATTTAACGGCATTGATATTGATAACCCATTGCGTGGAGCAGTACCGGAAAATATTGCGATTCCTGAAATGTTTAAAATGGTACGCCGTGCAATGAAAGATCAGGGGTGTCAGCGAGCAGTGATTGTGGCGCATAACGCCACCTTTGATCAGGCATTTGTGCAAGCGGCGGTTAAACGTATCAATGCGAAGCGTGATCCGTTTCATCCATTTGCAATGTTTGATACCGCAACACTTGCCGGTTTTATGTATGGGCAAACCGTATTAGTAAAGGCTTGCCAAATGGCAAAAATTTCGTTTGATGGTAAACAGGCGCATTCAGCCTTGTATGATACGGAAAAAACTACAGAGTTATTCTGCGCAATGGTGAATCGTTTAAAAGATCTTGGCGGCTTTCCGCTCGTGAGTGATAGCGAATCAGACGTATAA
- a CDS encoding NRAMP family divalent metal transporter, which yields MTQTQQLEPVSNWQSKLKAIGPGILMASAAVGGSHIVASTQAGAIYGWQLALIIILANLFKYPFFRFGVQYTLSTNKTLLEGYQEKGKIYLWIFFVLNVIAAMINTAAVGIVTAAILKFLFSAIGVQFDLSIPLASTIIIAITWGILLLGKYRFLDSLSKWIMIALTVSTVTAVIVAASKGGVQIAPDFIEPSPWNLASLGFIVALMGWMPAPIEISAINSMWVVAKRRLNKVNYEDGIFDFNVGFIGTAILALVFLALGALVQYGSGETVEQAGVKYIAQLIKMYAFAIGDWSKLLIAFIAFMCMFGTTITVIDGYSRANNEALRLLLNKKESSAASLSIWMTITAAIGVLIISVFMSDVAKMLSFAMICSFVSTPIFAALNLSLVLKGENKVKGGLFWLSIAGLIYLSAFTLLFIAYELGMLA from the coding sequence ATGACACAAACACAACAACTAGAACCTGTTTCAAACTGGCAATCAAAACTAAAAGCAATAGGACCGGGGATTTTAATGGCATCTGCTGCAGTAGGCGGTTCGCATATTGTTGCTTCAACCCAAGCAGGTGCGATTTATGGTTGGCAATTAGCGTTAATTATTATTTTAGCGAATTTATTTAAATATCCGTTCTTCCGCTTTGGCGTGCAATATACGCTAAGCACGAATAAAACTTTATTAGAAGGCTATCAAGAAAAAGGCAAAATCTATTTATGGATTTTCTTTGTCTTGAATGTGATTGCAGCAATGATCAATACGGCAGCAGTAGGTATCGTTACTGCAGCAATTTTAAAATTCTTATTCTCTGCCATTGGTGTACAGTTCGATCTGAGTATTCCGCTTGCCAGTACAATTATTATTGCTATCACTTGGGGCATTTTATTATTAGGTAAATATCGTTTTCTAGATTCACTGTCTAAATGGATTATGATTGCACTAACCGTTTCCACGGTGACGGCGGTAATTGTGGCGGCATCAAAAGGTGGTGTACAAATCGCACCTGATTTTATTGAGCCTAGCCCTTGGAATCTAGCTTCACTCGGTTTTATTGTGGCATTAATGGGCTGGATGCCGGCACCGATTGAGATTTCTGCGATCAACTCAATGTGGGTCGTGGCAAAACGCCGTTTAAATAAAGTGAACTATGAAGACGGTATTTTTGATTTCAATGTCGGTTTTATCGGTACTGCAATTCTCGCCTTAGTATTCTTAGCGTTAGGCGCATTAGTCCAATATGGTTCGGGCGAAACGGTTGAACAAGCGGGTGTAAAATATATTGCACAATTAATTAAAATGTATGCATTCGCTATCGGTGATTGGTCTAAATTATTGATCGCTTTCATTGCTTTTATGTGTATGTTTGGCACAACCATTACCGTAATTGACGGTTATTCACGAGCTAATAATGAAGCGTTACGTTTATTGCTAAACAAAAAAGAAAGCTCTGCGGCAAGTTTAAGTATTTGGATGACAATCACCGCTGCTATCGGAGTTCTGATTATTTCGGTATTTATGAGTGATGTGGCAAAAATGCTTTCTTTCGCAATGATTTGTTCATTCGTTTCAACGCCAATCTTTGCTGCATTAAATCTATCACTTGTATTAAAAGGAGAAAATAAAGTGAAAGGCGGATTATTTTGGTTATCCATTGCAGGCTTAATCTATCTTTCAGCATTCACCCTACTCTTTATCGCTTATGAATTGGGTATGTTGGCTTAA
- the fabB gene encoding beta-ketoacyl-ACP synthase I yields MKRVVITGLGVISSIGNNKEEVLASLKEGKSGIEFVPEFAEVGMRSQVAGTIKLNPAELIDRKIYRFMGDAAAYAYLSMKEAIEDSGLTEDQVSNDRTGLVIGAGTGSAHSQLVACDAVRGPRGVKAVGPYAVTKTMASSVSACLATPYKIRGVNYSISSACATSAHCIGHAMELIQLGKQDVVFAGGAEELSWECATEFDAMGAVSTKYNDNPTKASRAYDANRDGFVIAGGGAVVVVEELEHALARGAKIYAEIVGYGATSDGYDMVAPSGEGAERCMKQALATVNSEVEYINVHGTSTPVGDVKELGAIKNVFGDKSPAISSTKSMTGHSLGAAGAHEAIYSLLMLDNGFIAPSINIETLDEQAEGLNIVTERQDKALTTVMSNSFGFGGTNACLVFQKYNG; encoded by the coding sequence ATGAAAAGAGTCGTTATCACTGGTTTAGGCGTTATTTCTAGTATCGGTAACAATAAAGAAGAAGTTTTAGCCTCATTAAAAGAAGGTAAATCCGGCATTGAATTCGTTCCTGAATTTGCTGAAGTAGGTATGCGTAGCCAAGTTGCCGGAACAATCAAATTAAATCCAGCAGAGTTAATTGACCGTAAAATTTACCGTTTTATGGGTGATGCAGCTGCTTATGCTTATCTTTCAATGAAAGAAGCGATCGAAGATTCAGGTTTAACTGAAGATCAAGTATCAAACGATCGTACCGGTTTAGTAATCGGTGCGGGTACTGGTTCAGCACACAGCCAATTAGTGGCTTGTGATGCAGTACGTGGCCCACGTGGTGTGAAAGCAGTTGGTCCTTATGCGGTAACTAAAACAATGGCATCAAGTGTATCTGCGTGTTTAGCAACACCATACAAAATCCGTGGTGTTAACTACTCAATCAGTTCTGCATGTGCAACTTCAGCTCACTGTATCGGTCACGCAATGGAATTAATCCAATTAGGTAAACAAGATGTTGTGTTTGCCGGCGGTGCGGAAGAACTTTCTTGGGAATGTGCAACCGAATTCGATGCGATGGGTGCAGTTTCAACCAAATATAACGATAACCCGACTAAAGCAAGTCGTGCTTATGACGCAAACCGTGATGGTTTCGTTATCGCAGGCGGCGGTGCGGTTGTTGTGGTTGAAGAATTAGAACACGCACTTGCTCGTGGTGCAAAAATCTACGCTGAAATCGTAGGCTACGGTGCAACTTCAGACGGTTATGATATGGTTGCGCCAAGCGGTGAAGGCGCGGAACGTTGTATGAAACAAGCGTTAGCAACAGTAAACAGTGAAGTGGAATACATTAACGTACACGGTACTTCTACACCAGTTGGTGATGTGAAAGAATTAGGCGCAATCAAAAATGTATTCGGAGATAAGAGCCCGGCGATTTCATCAACAAAATCAATGACCGGTCACTCTTTAGGTGCAGCTGGCGCACACGAAGCAATCTACTCATTATTAATGTTAGATAACGGCTTTATCGCACCAAGCATTAACATCGAAACATTAGACGAACAAGCAGAAGGCTTAAATATCGTAACAGAGCGTCAAGACAAAGCATTAACAACGGTAATGTCTAACAGCTTCGGTTTTGGTGGTACGAATGCTTGCTTAGTATTCCAAAAATACAACGGCTAA